From Methanosarcina lacustris Z-7289, one genomic window encodes:
- a CDS encoding DUF7847 domain-containing protein — protein MIGFLFFGSNTGSIADPSTLPSTELYKMLWEGFRDNMAISVLAIIVFSLLGMFLQAFFTAGAIGMAKKASETGDTVLFDMVRSGSKNAFRLFLTNLLITLMLLAGIVFIVPGALTIGDLSSLSVLIENPEAAVGGMGTLAIGILVWGIYSLIINIALSLAPYALIIDELDPLDALKTGYGFFKKNKLDVFLIWIIAVGLAFINGLLGEFMGAQNTLISGITYIIPILVLQPFITILWTRLYLSREGKDLDNHYDLLSGPDGF, from the coding sequence TTGATAGGTTTCCTGTTCTTTGGCTCAAACACAGGAAGCATAGCTGATCCTTCCACTCTCCCTTCAACAGAACTTTATAAAATGCTCTGGGAAGGATTTAGGGACAACATGGCAATCTCGGTGCTGGCAATTATCGTTTTTTCCCTGCTTGGCATGTTCTTACAGGCATTTTTCACAGCAGGGGCAATTGGGATGGCAAAAAAAGCTTCTGAGACCGGAGATACCGTACTATTCGATATGGTAAGGTCCGGTTCGAAAAACGCCTTCAGGCTTTTTCTCACAAACCTGTTGATCACTTTAATGCTTCTTGCGGGCATTGTATTCATAGTGCCTGGAGCCCTTACAATCGGAGACCTGAGCAGTCTGAGCGTTTTGATCGAGAATCCGGAAGCAGCTGTGGGAGGTATGGGCACTCTCGCGATAGGAATCCTTGTCTGGGGAATCTACAGCCTGATTATAAACATCGCACTTTCTCTTGCCCCTTACGCCCTCATAATCGATGAGCTTGACCCTCTTGACGCTCTAAAAACAGGTTACGGGTTTTTCAAGAAAAATAAACTCGATGTTTTCCTGATCTGGATAATTGCAGTCGGGCTGGCTTTTATCAATGGTCTTTTAGGAGAATTTATGGGGGCACAAAACACTTTGATCTCAGGCATCACATATATCATCCCGATTCTCGTCCTGCAGCCATTTATTACTATCCTGTGGACACGCCTCTACCTGTCCAGAGAGGGAAAGGATCTAGACAACCATTATGACCTGCTCTCCGGTCCTGATGGGTTCTAA
- a CDS encoding TIGR00269 family protein: MTIKCKKCNHEAVIFQKYSGMHLCKKHFIEDVERKIKLTIRKEYSISKNDVIAVALSGGKDSSVALYIMHKILGERPDIQIVAISVDEGIHGYRPHSLEIAKQLTEMLGIRHIIRSFKDEHGVTMDELAVMEREKGTCSYCGVLRKSVLNRAALEIGATKLVTGHNLDDEAQTILLNHFRGDMERMVRLAPSAAIEGLVMRAKPLRNIPEKEVALYALINSLPVDFSECPYAGEALRGEIRELLNSFEVNHPGTKYSLLRGFDKLVGALVKELPPAKIDKCRICGDTCTEDLCQACKLLGRT, translated from the coding sequence ATGACAATTAAATGTAAAAAATGTAACCATGAAGCTGTTATTTTTCAAAAATACTCTGGGATGCATCTCTGCAAAAAACATTTTATAGAGGACGTCGAGAGGAAAATCAAGCTGACAATCCGGAAAGAGTACAGCATCAGTAAAAATGATGTAATAGCCGTTGCTCTGAGTGGGGGAAAGGACAGTTCAGTTGCTCTCTATATAATGCATAAGATCCTGGGGGAAAGGCCTGATATTCAGATTGTGGCAATTTCGGTCGACGAGGGCATACACGGATATCGACCACATTCCCTTGAAATTGCAAAACAGCTCACAGAAATGTTGGGAATCAGGCATATCATAAGGTCTTTTAAAGACGAACATGGGGTTACAATGGATGAACTGGCTGTAATGGAACGGGAAAAGGGTACATGCAGCTACTGTGGAGTTCTCAGGAAAAGCGTCCTTAACAGGGCAGCGCTTGAAATAGGGGCAACGAAACTGGTAACCGGGCATAACCTGGACGATGAAGCCCAGACAATTCTTCTCAATCACTTCAGGGGAGATATGGAACGAATGGTCAGGCTTGCTCCTTCTGCAGCAATCGAAGGGCTCGTAATGAGGGCAAAACCCCTGCGGAATATTCCTGAAAAGGAAGTTGCACTCTATGCCCTGATAAATTCCCTGCCTGTGGACTTCAGCGAGTGCCCGTATGCAGGAGAGGCCCTTAGAGGGGAAATAAGGGAACTGTTAAACAGCTTTGAGGTCAACCACCCGGGCACCAAGTATTCCCTTCTCCGCGGTTTTGACAAACTTGTAGGAGCCCTTGTAAAGGAGCTCCCTCCTGCAAAAATCGATAAGTGTAGGATATGTGGGGATACCTGTACTGAAGATCTCTGCCAGGCGTGTAAACTACTCGGCAGGACCTGA
- a CDS encoding pirin family protein, protein MEKPEDSFYLSPTAFSTLFRNYVSKCISFSAIKPYLLFNYPNNYRGKRKGGFFVIRIIPAEARHLEDFGWLKSYMLFSFSNYYDPENVQFGSLRVFNDETVQQGRGFSTHLHAEMEIISVVLEGEITHEDNLGNRGVLGKGEVQCITAGTGIQHSELNTGKEPLHFFQIWILPSESCLEPAYSQKKFEVSGWKNQFCPLVSGQGFENALKINADATIYQASLEKGHITHFNSQENRCIFIYISAGELSVNGQRIGQGDQARIELEQAVHMEAVSSGTPAEFILIDVPRQESKPDKFF, encoded by the coding sequence TTGGAGAAGCCGGAGGATTCTTTTTATCTGTCTCCGACGGCTTTCTCAACTTTATTCCGAAACTATGTTTCCAAATGCATATCCTTTTCAGCAATCAAACCTTACTTATTATTCAATTATCCGAATAATTACAGGGGAAAGAGAAAAGGGGGTTTCTTTGTAATAAGAATCATTCCGGCTGAAGCCAGGCATCTTGAGGATTTCGGATGGCTGAAGAGTTACATGCTTTTTTCTTTTTCTAATTATTATGATCCGGAGAACGTCCAGTTCGGAAGCCTGCGCGTTTTTAACGACGAGACTGTCCAGCAGGGTAGGGGTTTTTCAACTCACCTGCACGCCGAAATGGAAATTATATCGGTTGTGCTTGAAGGAGAGATAACGCATGAGGACAATCTGGGGAACAGAGGAGTCCTTGGAAAGGGAGAGGTACAGTGCATTACTGCAGGTACCGGAATACAGCATTCTGAGTTGAATACAGGAAAGGAGCCTCTGCATTTTTTCCAGATCTGGATTTTACCCTCCGAAAGCTGCCTTGAACCTGCATACTCGCAGAAAAAATTCGAGGTTTCAGGGTGGAAAAACCAGTTTTGTCCCCTTGTTTCAGGTCAGGGTTTTGAGAACGCCCTGAAGATAAACGCCGATGCAACAATTTACCAGGCCAGTTTAGAAAAGGGGCACATTACTCACTTTAATTCACAGGAAAACCGCTGCATCTTCATTTACATTTCCGCCGGGGAGCTCTCTGTCAATGGACAGAGGATAGGACAGGGAGACCAGGCTCGCATTGAACTTGAACAGGCTGTTCATATGGAGGCTGTTTCTTCCGGCACACCTGCAGAATTTATCCTTATTGATGTTCCCCGGCAAGAATCGAAGCCGGATAAGTTCTTTTGA
- a CDS encoding tripartite tricarboxylate transporter permease, with translation MEEISLFLLLCSVLAGYLLGIISGLLPGIHTNNFALALVAFAPFLAERGVAPFYIALIILSNAVSHTFHDIIPSVFLGAPDADTALAVLPGHRLLLEGAGAEAVRLSALGSAGSVVASMLFVLPFSLFFGAIYPYLQEYMAWVLITIVFIMLASEKGEEVEGQGPLAKYRSKVFALFLFLITGALGAFAFSRESLLVPVISLGQASVLLPLLSGLFGASQLIISLLTSSEIPEESVSKFELSRKRILRGILTGSTAGSLVAWLPGVSSAIAALLAGLFVRSDFDRISIKKENSEPVPGGQKSVLFSDPYEDRQTLESSKEFIVSVSGVNTSNAIFGLVALLVIGKTRSGAMAAMNEILGIESLGFQVILLFFAAILLTSLFSYFSTVWIGNNAHHMLRKLDYTKLCVGVLAGLTITVFLFTGFFGLFLFVISTPIGMLPSFMKVRKSHAMGVILLPVILYFF, from the coding sequence GTGGAAGAGATTTCTTTATTTTTGCTCCTTTGTTCTGTGCTTGCAGGCTACCTGCTTGGCATAATTTCAGGGCTTTTGCCTGGCATACATACAAACAATTTTGCACTTGCACTTGTAGCTTTTGCTCCTTTTCTGGCTGAGAGGGGAGTTGCCCCTTTTTATATTGCCCTTATAATCCTCTCAAATGCCGTCTCGCATACGTTTCACGACATTATTCCGTCTGTGTTTTTAGGTGCGCCTGACGCAGACACAGCACTTGCAGTCCTTCCGGGGCACAGGCTTTTACTTGAAGGCGCAGGCGCAGAGGCTGTCCGTCTCTCTGCCCTCGGAAGTGCAGGCTCTGTGGTTGCATCCATGCTCTTTGTATTGCCTTTTTCTCTTTTCTTCGGGGCTATTTACCCTTACCTGCAAGAATATATGGCATGGGTTCTGATCACGATTGTATTTATCATGCTTGCGAGCGAGAAAGGCGAGGAAGTGGAGGGGCAGGGTCCACTTGCAAAATACAGATCCAAAGTTTTTGCCCTCTTCCTGTTTTTGATAACAGGAGCTCTGGGAGCCTTTGCTTTTTCCAGAGAAAGTCTTCTGGTTCCCGTCATAAGCCTCGGGCAGGCATCCGTGCTCCTCCCTCTCCTCAGCGGACTTTTCGGGGCATCCCAGCTCATTATAAGCCTCCTCACAAGCTCCGAAATTCCCGAAGAATCCGTATCAAAATTTGAACTTTCCCGAAAAAGGATCCTGAGGGGGATACTTACCGGCAGCACTGCAGGTTCCCTTGTAGCCTGGCTGCCCGGGGTTTCTTCTGCTATTGCTGCTCTTCTGGCAGGGCTCTTTGTAAGGTCTGACTTCGACAGAATTTCCATAAAAAAAGAAAACTCAGAACCTGTGCCAGGGGGGCAAAAATCCGTTCTGTTTTCAGACCCTTATGAAGACCGCCAGACTCTTGAAAGCTCAAAGGAGTTCATTGTCTCGGTTTCCGGAGTAAATACTTCAAATGCTATTTTCGGGCTGGTAGCCCTCCTGGTAATAGGAAAAACCCGGAGTGGGGCAATGGCTGCCATGAATGAAATCCTGGGTATCGAGTCCCTTGGTTTCCAGGTAATACTGCTCTTTTTTGCCGCTATCCTCCTGACTTCCCTGTTTTCATACTTTTCCACAGTCTGGATAGGGAATAACGCCCATCATATGCTCCGAAAACTTGACTACACAAAACTCTGTGTCGGAGTCCTTGCAGGGCTTACGATAACGGTATTTCTTTTTACAGGGTTTTTCGGGCTCTTCCTTTTTGTAATTTCTACCCCCATAGGTATGCTCCCGTCTTTTATGAAAGTCAGGAAATCCCATGCAATGGGAGTTATTTTACTGCCTGTAATCCTTTACTTCTTTTAA
- a CDS encoding DUF169 domain-containing protein, with product METASSEKMKEINEYGKEIIKLLQLETSPVAVALVPKGAEIPEGIQRIKEKMKHCQMVDHVRKTKEEFYAVLEDQACKGGAAAMGLGHMPPKLASGEFYYDKLKHFKTMEASKNTLTKVPMVEAESILATLYAPLESSSFVPDVVVIICSPKQIMLLTQAALYKEGGRIETEFAGKQSLCSDAVAEPYLTGKMGITVGCTGSRTYTGIQESELTVGIPAKMLPDLVEGLRAIVGKAPAH from the coding sequence ATGGAAACAGCAAGTTCCGAGAAAATGAAGGAAATAAATGAATACGGTAAGGAAATAATCAAATTACTTCAACTTGAAACTTCACCAGTAGCAGTAGCTCTGGTTCCTAAAGGCGCTGAAATTCCGGAAGGGATACAGCGGATAAAAGAGAAAATGAAGCACTGCCAGATGGTGGACCACGTACGCAAAACAAAAGAGGAGTTTTATGCCGTTCTTGAAGACCAGGCCTGCAAAGGAGGAGCTGCAGCAATGGGGCTCGGGCACATGCCGCCAAAACTGGCAAGCGGGGAATTCTATTACGATAAACTGAAGCATTTTAAGACTATGGAAGCTTCGAAAAATACTCTTACAAAAGTCCCCATGGTTGAAGCAGAATCCATATTGGCAACCCTTTATGCACCTCTTGAAAGTTCAAGCTTCGTGCCCGATGTTGTTGTGATAATCTGCTCTCCTAAACAGATAATGCTCCTGACCCAGGCAGCTCTTTACAAGGAAGGAGGTAGAATTGAAACCGAATTTGCAGGTAAACAGAGCCTCTGTTCCGATGCCGTTGCCGAACCCTACCTGACAGGCAAAATGGGAATAACAGTCGGCTGTACGGGCAGCAGAACATATACGGGCATTCAGGAGTCAGAACTGACAGTTGGTATTCCCGCAAAAATGCTGCCTGATCTGGTGGAAGGGCTAAGGGCGATTGTCGGAAAAGCTCCTGCGCATTGA
- a CDS encoding PASTA domain-containing protein has product MKAQLEKRLVELRAEFDSGQKILKDIEIKLVELENRKKNLNETLLRISGAVELLEEVLEEESKSSIQEVPGSEVPGPEVPGIEIPGAESEIKEIEVPLVIRFPLEQAVKKLEEAGLRAGNIGEKSIFVAGVHFGDVIQQEPKGGMLVERGSSVDLIVAKKGNIKPDLSQNALLCPYSRH; this is encoded by the coding sequence ATGAAAGCACAACTTGAAAAGCGTTTGGTAGAACTCAGGGCTGAATTCGATTCAGGCCAGAAAATCCTCAAAGATATCGAGATAAAACTTGTGGAACTTGAAAACAGGAAGAAAAACCTGAATGAAACGCTCCTGAGGATCAGCGGAGCCGTCGAACTTCTTGAAGAGGTTCTGGAAGAAGAGAGTAAAAGCAGCATTCAGGAAGTACCTGGTTCAGAAGTACCTGGTCCAGAAGTACCTGGTATAGAAATACCGGGCGCTGAATCTGAGATAAAAGAAATTGAAGTGCCCCTTGTTATAAGATTCCCTCTGGAACAGGCTGTTAAAAAGCTGGAAGAAGCGGGGCTGCGTGCCGGTAATATTGGAGAGAAGAGTATTTTTGTAGCAGGTGTACATTTCGGAGATGTTATCCAGCAGGAACCAAAGGGTGGAATGCTCGTTGAAAGAGGATCATCCGTAGATCTGATCGTGGCAAAAAAAGGGAATATTAAGCCGGATCTGAGCCAGAACGCACTTCTATGTCCATATTCAAGACACTGA
- a CDS encoding tetratricopeptide repeat protein: MKGLDSEYNILIPELREHCNAALRSFGNLDSSGDRDLRISLKEFFTSCSRISILLWSKNNKKQRKHLRSIFSIADNSPISPRSISELETVSGRIEKPLEDKGMKSALQETAVFSYDPETKTLTVDGKQYEILPIFLAVRDLYASLPFFDELQTCTEMLEKDPQNATALFQKALLIYKTGRFEAALQLTEQVLEIVPDDFRVWYNRGVILSEMGRLEEAIDAYDRVIELEPAFEIAWDNKGVVLARLGRLRDALETYEKVLRRNPKYAEAWAGKGAILSALDRKEEALEAYSSALKIRHDYMEALKCISSLFSRMGRFEEALAAYDTALQSAPEDPSLWAGKGLVLSELNKQEEALQSCSKALELKPGFVPALEIKVEILLRISRQKVKDSR; encoded by the coding sequence ATGAAAGGACTTGATTCTGAATATAATATACTTATTCCGGAACTCCGGGAACATTGTAATGCTGCACTCAGGAGTTTCGGCAATTTAGATAGTTCCGGAGATAGAGACCTGCGCATCTCTCTTAAAGAATTTTTCACTTCGTGTAGTCGGATTTCAATCCTTCTCTGGAGTAAAAATAACAAAAAGCAACGAAAGCATCTCAGGTCCATCTTTTCCATAGCCGATAATTCCCCCATTTCCCCCAGATCTATATCCGAACTGGAGACAGTGTCTGGAAGAATTGAAAAACCCCTTGAAGATAAAGGAATGAAAAGTGCTCTGCAAGAAACAGCGGTTTTTTCATATGATCCAGAAACAAAAACCTTGACTGTTGATGGAAAACAATATGAAATCCTGCCCATTTTTCTGGCTGTCAGGGACCTTTATGCTTCCCTTCCTTTCTTCGATGAACTTCAGACCTGTACTGAGATGCTTGAAAAGGACCCTCAGAACGCCACAGCTCTCTTTCAAAAAGCCCTACTTATTTATAAGACAGGAAGGTTTGAAGCTGCCCTGCAGCTTACAGAACAGGTGCTTGAAATAGTCCCTGATGACTTCAGGGTCTGGTACAACAGGGGTGTTATCCTTTCGGAAATGGGCCGGCTTGAAGAAGCAATAGACGCTTATGACAGGGTAATTGAGCTTGAACCGGCTTTTGAAATTGCATGGGACAATAAAGGAGTTGTCCTTGCCAGACTTGGCAGGCTTAGAGACGCGCTTGAAACCTACGAAAAAGTGCTCCGGAGAAACCCTAAATATGCCGAAGCCTGGGCAGGAAAAGGCGCAATCCTTTCTGCACTTGACCGGAAAGAAGAAGCTCTTGAAGCATACAGTTCAGCCCTCAAAATAAGGCACGATTATATGGAAGCCCTTAAATGTATCAGCAGCCTGTTCTCCAGGATGGGAAGGTTTGAAGAGGCTCTGGCAGCATATGATACGGCTCTTCAGTCTGCCCCGGAAGACCCCAGCCTCTGGGCAGGCAAGGGGCTTGTCCTTTCAGAACTGAACAAACAGGAAGAAGCCCTGCAAAGCTGTAGCAAAGCCCTCGAATTGAAACCGGGCTTTGTTCCTGCTCTTGAAATCAAGGTCGAAATCCTTTTGAGAATCAGCCGGCAAAAAGTCAAGGACTCTCGATAA